The following DNA comes from Desulfuromonas sp..
CAGGTCCACGACGAGATCGAATACAGGGATGGAGGCTTCTCTCGACGATCCAACCGGGCCGGTGGCCTGGAGGGGGGAATGACCAACGGAGAGGCCATCGTGGTGCGCGGCGCGATGAAGCCGATTCCCACCCTTTATCAGCCCCTCCAGACCGTCGATATGGAAAGCAAAAAGCCCTTCGCGGCGACGGTCGAGCGATCCGACGTCTGCGCGGTGCCGGCCGCTGCGGTGGTCGCCGAGGCAGTGGTCGCCATCGAGGTGGCCAATGCCCTGCTCGAAAAGTGCGGCGGGGATTCGATCGAAGAAGTCCGCGAGAACCTGGATTCCTTCCGGCGTCATGTGGAGCGGTTTTAAGCCGGTTGGCGCGATGTTTCACGACAAAACGGCCCTGTCGCAGGGGCGTGGGCCGGGCGCCGTCCGTCATTTCGAATCATCTCAAAGCGGGAAAAGGCAGATATGGAACAGTTGAAAGTCGGCCTCGGGCAGAGGAGTTACCCGATTTGGATCGGCGATGATATCCTCGACAACCTGGGCCGAGCCCTTAAAGAGGTCGATTTTCCGCGCAAGGTTGCGGTGGTTACCAACCCGACCGTTGGAGGCCTTTACGCGGAGCGTGTTCTGGAGGCCCTTGCCAAAGAGGGCTTTCATGCCGAAACGGTGACGGTGCCAGACGGGGAGCAATTTAAGAACCTCGAAACCCTTGAGACCATTTACGACGGTCTCATCGAAAACGGTTTGGACCGCTTCAGCGGACTGGTCGCCCTCGGCGGCGGGGTGGTCGGCGATATGGCCGGGTTTGCCGCAGCCACCTATCTGCGCGGCATCCCCTTCGCTCAAGTGCCCACTACCCTCCTGTCACAGGTCGACAGTTCGGTGGGGGGGAAGACTGCCGTCAACCATCCCCTTGGAAAGAATCTGATCGGCGCCTTTTACCAGCCCCGCCACGTTCACATCGATGTCGCCACCCTGACTACCCTGCCGCACCGCGAATTTGCAGCCGGCATGGCCGAAGTTGTCAAGTACGGCATTATCCGGGACCGCTCTTTTTTCGACTGGCTTGGAAGCCACAGGTCAGAGCTGCAGCGGCTTGATCGCACCGCTCTGATTGAGGCGGTGAAGAGGTCTTGCCAAATCAAGGCGAATGTTGTAGAAGTTGACGAAAATGAAAGCTATTTGAGGGCTATTCTCAATTTCGGCCATACTTTTGGCCATGCCGTGGAAACTTTGGCCGGCTACGGCCAGATCAAGCACGGCGAAGCGGTGGCCATCGGGATGGTCGTCGCCGCGGTGGGGGCCAGCACTCTCGATCTGTGCACTTCGGGCGAGGTCGATTCCATTCGCGAATTGCTGGCGTCTTTCGGCCTCCCGGTGGAGCCGCCCAGTTTTTCCCTTGAAGACTACCTGAATGCCATGGGGCGGGACAAGAAGGTGAAGGAGGGGGTTCTGCGCCTCGTTCTCAACCGTGGCATCGGCGATTGCCTCCTTAGGGACATTGCCGAGCCGGCCGGTTTTTTCGCTTCTGTTTTGAACACCTTGCCCATGGGAAGGTGACCCATGACCGAAAAGCAGTCCCCGGCCTCACTGCTGGGAAAGATCGCCGAATATACCGAGATCCTCGACCGGAACCCTCGCTCCAAGGTCTTCGTGCCCCTTTGCGAGGCGTATCGGCAAATGGGTATGCTCGACGATGCACTCGAAATCGCCATCCGGGGGGTGCAGAACCTGTCAGACTATCCCGATGGGTACATCGCCCTGGGAAGGGTCCAGACCCAGTTGGGTGCGCGGTCCGAGGCCCTGCAGGCATTCGAGAAGGCTTTGGAGCTTGACGAGGGGAACCTCACGGCCCTCAAGGACTTGGCTCGGCTCCTCCTTCAGGGGGACGACAAGGGGAGGGCGCGGGAACTTCTGCAACGAGCCGCTCTTCTCCGGCCGGATGACCGGGGCATCGCCCGGATGTTGGGCAGCTTCTCCTCCGAACAGCCTTCGGCATCCGCCCCGGAGGCGTCGGAATCGAATCTCCCGCAGTCTCCGGAAATGGCGGCGGCAGGCCGTCGAGACGAACCGATCGCCACCGCAACCCTGGCCGAGATCTATGTCGGGCAGGGTTTTTTGGAGAACGCCGCCAAAGTTTACCGGGATCTGCTGACCCGCGATCCCGCCAACGAGGACGTTCGCGCCAGGCTTTCCGCCCTGGAATCGCAGCTCGAAGATGAACAGACCCAGTTCGCCGAAGTCCCTGATACGGGTCCTTCCGAGCCGACCGTCTCCCCGGGGGCTGGAGCCGGGTCCTCCCTGGCGAAGGAGTCGCCGGCGGCGGAAACCGCCTCGCCACTGTCGTCTGCCGACAAACGGGTTGAAATCTTCCAGCGCTGGCTGGAGGCGATTCGCAATAGGAGGCTTCATGTTTCATGATATTCTGGAGGGCATCGTCGCCGGCACTGCAGGCGGTATCGGTGCCGTGCTGATGGGCTACGACGGCATCGCCATCGACCAGCACTTCAAGCCATGGGACGGGGCCGACCTGCAACTCGTCGCCGTGGAATATGCCAACGTCCTGAAGGACATCAAGAAGACTGCGGAAATCCTCGACAGCGGTGACATGGAGGAGGTCTCGGTCAAGACCGAGAAATTCTACGTTATCATCCGCATCCTCACCGACGAGTACTTCGTGGCCCTGACCCTGGACCGCGCAGGGAATTACGGTAAAGGGCGGTACCTTCTGTCCCGGGATGCGCCGCGTCTCCGTGAGGCCCTGGGCTGAGTAGTTGATTATGGAAATCCTTGTTCTGCACGGGCCTAATCTCAACCTTCTCGGGGTTCGGGAACCCGAAGTCTACGGGAGGGAGACCCTCGAGGATATCGATGAGAGGTTGCGTGCGCGTGGCAATGAGCGGGGGGTAGAGATGTCCTTTTTTCAGTCCAACCACGAAGGCCATCTCATCGATCGCATTCACAGGGCCCGCCAGGAGGGCGCGGCCGGAATGCTCATTAACCCGGGAGGACTGACCCATACCAGCGTCGCCCTGCGCGATGCCGTTTCCGGGGTGGGGCTTCCCACCGTGGAGGTGCACCTTTCCAACGTCCACGCCCGGGAGGATTTCCGCCATCATTCCTACCTTGCTCCCGTCGCCCTGGGGCAGATCTGCGGGTTCGGCGCGGCCAGTTATGAACTGGCCCTCGACGGCCTTTTAGGGATATTAAAAAGATAGTTATTGTCAATAAAACCAGCCTATGCTAAAAGACAAAATCGCCCTTGCAGCGAATCTTCTGGAGGCTTGCGGCCTCGATGCCTTCGTCTTTCTTCATCCCCCCAACCTCCGTTTCCTGTGCGGTTTCACGGGGAGTGACGGGGCCCTGGTGGCGACCCGGAAGACGGATGCCTTTCTCACCGACTCCCGGTATACCGCCCAGGCGCAACAGCAGGTTAGCGCCGACGATGTGCGCCAGTACACCGCGAAGGCCGACGGCATTTTGGAATTTCTCCGGGAGACGGGCGCGGGAAAGGTCGGATTCGAGTCCGATTCCCTGTCTTACGCCAGCGTCGAGAGGTTTCGGGAGAAAAGCGGTAACACGTTCGAATGGGTTCCTGTCAGTCGGGAGCTCCTTTCCCTGCGCGGGGTGAAAACCTCTTTGGAAGTGGAGTCCCTAGTGGAGGCCGCCCGCCTCAACGCCGAGGCCTTCGAGGAGGTGCTCCCTTTCATTCGGCCCGGGGCGGTGGAGCGGGATATCGCCCTTGAACTCGAATTCTCCCTACGGCGCCGCGGCGGAGAGGAGAAGGCCTTCGATTTCATCGTGGCCTCGGGCGAGCGGGGGGCGATGCCCCACGGGGTCGCCTCGAACCGGGTCATTCGGGCGGGGGAGCTGGTAACGGTCGATTTTGGCACCCGCTTTGGAGGGTACCACTCGGACGAGACGGTCACCGTGGCCGTGGGGGATGTTTCTCCGAGGCTGCGGGAGATCTACGACGTCGTCCTCGAGGCCCACGATCGGGCCATTGCAGCCGTTAAGCCAGGGGTGCCCCTTCGGGAGATCGATGATGCGGCTCGGGACTTTATCGTTGAGCGGGGCCTGGGGGACTACTTCGGTCACGGCACCGGGCATGGCGTTGGCCTTGAGGTTCATGAGTATCCCACCGTCTCGCCCCGTTCCGATGAGACTGCCCGGGAGGGTATGGTCTTCACCGTTGAACCGGGTGTCTACATCCCCGAACTCGGCGGGGTGCGTATCGAGGACATGGTGCTGGTCACCGCAGCGGGCTGCCGCAGGCTGACCCGCATTCCAAAAGATTTTCGAACCCTTCCTGTCTAGGAAGGTCAACGGGCCGGACCGGCCCCGTCCCCGCAGAGCGGGGTCATGAGCATAAAAACAAGGAGGAATTGATCTGATGAATATCAAAGACCTGAAAAGCCTGATCAAAATGGTGACCGACACAGACATAACCGAATTCGAGATGGAGAACCCCGAAGGAAAGGTGACCATCAAGCGTGGGACCACCGAGGTTGTACAGGTGGCAGCGCCCCCGAGTTTTATGCATCCGGCACCGGCGGCCCCCGTTCCTGCGGCCGCCCCCGCAATTGCTCCGGCGGCTGCGGCCCCCGCCGCTGCCGCCGAACAGGGTGAAACCATCAACTCCCCCATTGTCGGCACCATGTACTGGGCCCCCTCGCCCGATTCAGATCCCTACGTCAAGGTCGGGCAAGTCGTGGAAAAGGGCCAGGTGCTCTGCATCGTCGAGGCCATGAAGCTGATGAACGAAATCGAGGCCGAGTTCCGCTGCAAGATCGTCGAAGGTCTCAAGGCCAACGCCGAGCCTGTCGAGTTCGGCGACCCTCTCTACCGGGTTGAGAAACTCTAGGGTAGGGCGGTCCCGACAGCTGCTTGGAACTTCGCCTCGAACTCACAGGAGAATACCCTTCCATGTTTCATAAGATATTGATCGCCAACCGCGGCGAGATCGCCCTGCGTATTATCCGTGCTTGCAAGGAACTGGGCATCAAGACGGTAGCGGTGCACTCGGACGTGGACAGTGAGGCCCTTCACGTAAAACTGGCCGATGAGAGCGTGTGCATCGGCCCCGCTATCAGCGCCGCCAGTTACCTCAACATGCAGGCCATTGTCAGCGCCGCCGAGGTCACCGACGCTGAGGCCATCCATCCCTGTTACGGCTTCCTTTCGGAAAACGCTGAATTCGCCGAGATCTGCGCCAACTGCGGCATCACCTTTATCGGTCCCACCGCAGAGAATATGCGCCTCATGGGGGACAAAATCAGCGCCCGCCAGACGGTTATCGAGGCCGGGGTGCCGATTCTGCCCGGGACGACCGAAGGGGTCGGTTCGGTTGAGGAGGCCAAGAAGGTCGCCGCCGAAATCGGCTACCCGGTGATCATCAAGGCCACCGCCGGCGGCGGCGGCCGGGGCATGAAGGTCGTGCATTCGCCGGGCTCCCTGGGCAACGCCTTCGCCGCCGCCCGGTCCGAGGCCCAGGCCGGCTTCGGCAACCCCGATGTCTATATCGAGAAATTCTGCGAGAGGCCCCGGCACGTCGAAATTCAGATCCTGGCCGACAAGCACGGCAACGTCATCCACCTCGGCTAGCGAGACTGTTCCATCCAGCGCCGCCACCAGAAGCTCATCGAGGAGGCTCCCTGTCCCGTGCTCAGCCCCGCCTTGCGCAAGCGGATGGGCGAGTGCGCCGTCGCCGCGGCCAAATCGGTCAACTACTCCAGTGTCGGCACCATGGAGTTTTTGCTCGACGCCGACAACAACTTCTACTTCATGGAGATGAACACCCGCGTTCAGGTGGAGCATCCGGTCACCGAGATGGTCACCGGGGTCGACATCATCAAGGAGCAGATCCGCTCCGCAGCCGGCCTGCCGCTTCGCTTCAAGCAGTCCGACATCAAGATCACCGGCCACGCCATCGAGGTCCGGGTCAACGCCGAGGATCCTGTCAAGTTCACCCCGTTTCCCGGCAAGATCGACGGCTACCACACTCCCGGGGGGCTTGGCGTGCGGGTCGACAGCGCGGTCTACGACCAGTATACGGTGCTGCCCCATTACGATTCGATGATCGCCAAGCTCATTGTTCACGCCGAGACCCGGGAAGAGGCCATCAAGCGCATGGCCAGGGCCCTCGACGAGTACATCATCGAGGGTATCAAGACGACCATCCCCTTCCACCAGCGCGTCATGAGTAACAAGGAGTTCATGGAAGGGGCCGTGGATACGGGGTTCATCGAGCGCCTGGTCTTTTAGCTCTCAGGAAGCAAGACGTCATTCGCCGGGGCTGGGAAGCGCGCCCGGCCCGGCTCAAACGGGAGGGCCCATGCCGCGTCCCCGCTGGCGCCTCATCCGCTCGGGTGCCCTGAGAGCCCCCATCAACATGGCTCTCGACGAGGCTCTGCTCGAGTCCGTCGCTGCGGGGCGGTCCTGCTCCGTTCTACGGCTCTACCGCTGGGATCCGCCGGCGGTTTCCATAGGGTATTTTCAGCAGGGCGGCGGGGTACTCAACCTCGCCGCCTGCTGCCGTCTTGGGCTCGACGTGGTTCGGCGGGTCACCGGCGGGCGTGCCGTGCTCCATGACCGGGAGGTGACCTACGCGGTGATCTCCCCGGAAGGGTCGAACCTCTTCCCCGGCGGCATTCTGGACACCTATCTGGCCATCGCTCAGGTTTTGCAGCATGCCCTCGCAGGCCTGGGCCTGGAGACCGAGTTGAGCAAAGGGCGCAACATGGCTGGGGCTGGCGGCAGCGCATGCTTCACCGCACCGGGCAGCTTCGAGCTTCTCTGCTGCGGATGCAAGATCGCCGGCAGCGCACAGAAACGCCAGGGAGGCGCCTTCCTCCAGCACGGCTCCATTCCCATCGACCTCGATCCCGAACGCCTCTTTTTGGCCCTCAACACCAGGGGTGGGGTTTCTGCCGAGGCGGGAGCACTGGCCTTGACCGAAAAGGTCGGCTGGGTGAATCGTTTTCTGAGCCGGCCGGTGCATGTCGAGGACCTTGAGGACCTTTTGCTGGCCGGGTTTGCCGAATTGTTGGGTGTCGAACTGTCGGAAGAGGTTCCCAGCGACGCCGAGTGGGAGCGGGCCCGGCAGCTCCAGGCTGAAAGATACGGCAATCCCGCATGGACCCTGGAGCGCTTGACCGGGCCGAGTGCGGACCGGGGGAAGGGGCTCCTCACCCCGATGTCGGGCTGACCATCGAGGACTGCCTGAGCGAAGGGCGACGGCAAAAACAATTCAGGGCGGGGGGGGATGCCTTCCGGATTATTCTGGTGGCAGATTCCTGTGATTCGTTTAAAGTCTGAACAACCGCCAAGTGGGTAGAAGAGACCGACCCGGTCAACCGTTCTGGAACTCGTGGGGGACATCTTTATGATACGCATTCTCTGTATCCTCCTGCTCCTGCTTTTCATCGCCCTTCCGGCGACGCCTCTGCAGGCCGCACCCCTGTCGCTGCGCCAGGCCGAGCGAATGGCTCTGGAGCGGAACCTGGAGCTGAGGGCCGCCACCTTCGTGTCGCGGGCCAGCGACGCCCTGGTGCGCAAAGGCTTCGGCATCTACGATCCCCGCCTGGAAGTCCTGTGGACTGAGGGGGAGAGCCGCGACCTCTCAAATTTCCAGTTTTTTACCGGACAGACCGGGGTCGATAACCGGAGGGTGGACTTCTCTCTCGCCCAGACGTTGCCCACCGGCGGGGAGCTGACGGCGTCGATGACCAACCGGCGGGACCACGTCTTTGCCGGCGATGAGCCCTTTCTCGACCCCGAGTACGACAGCGAATTGAAACTTTCTCTTGTCCAGCCTCTGCTTC
Coding sequences within:
- the aroB gene encoding 3-dehydroquinate synthase, which translates into the protein MEQLKVGLGQRSYPIWIGDDILDNLGRALKEVDFPRKVAVVTNPTVGGLYAERVLEALAKEGFHAETVTVPDGEQFKNLETLETIYDGLIENGLDRFSGLVALGGGVVGDMAGFAAATYLRGIPFAQVPTTLLSQVDSSVGGKTAVNHPLGKNLIGAFYQPRHVHIDVATLTTLPHREFAAGMAEVVKYGIIRDRSFFDWLGSHRSELQRLDRTALIEAVKRSCQIKANVVEVDENESYLRAILNFGHTFGHAVETLAGYGQIKHGEAVAIGMVVAAVGASTLDLCTSGEVDSIRELLASFGLPVEPPSFSLEDYLNAMGRDKKVKEGVLRLVLNRGIGDCLLRDIAEPAGFFASVLNTLPMGR
- a CDS encoding tetratricopeptide repeat protein, giving the protein MTEKQSPASLLGKIAEYTEILDRNPRSKVFVPLCEAYRQMGMLDDALEIAIRGVQNLSDYPDGYIALGRVQTQLGARSEALQAFEKALELDEGNLTALKDLARLLLQGDDKGRARELLQRAALLRPDDRGIARMLGSFSSEQPSASAPEASESNLPQSPEMAAAGRRDEPIATATLAEIYVGQGFLENAAKVYRDLLTRDPANEDVRARLSALESQLEDEQTQFAEVPDTGPSEPTVSPGAGAGSSLAKESPAAETASPLSSADKRVEIFQRWLEAIRNRRLHVS
- a CDS encoding roadblock/LC7 domain-containing protein, translated to MFHDILEGIVAGTAGGIGAVLMGYDGIAIDQHFKPWDGADLQLVAVEYANVLKDIKKTAEILDSGDMEEVSVKTEKFYVIIRILTDEYFVALTLDRAGNYGKGRYLLSRDAPRLREALG
- the aroQ gene encoding type II 3-dehydroquinate dehydratase; the encoded protein is MMEILVLHGPNLNLLGVREPEVYGRETLEDIDERLRARGNERGVEMSFFQSNHEGHLIDRIHRARQEGAAGMLINPGGLTHTSVALRDAVSGVGLPTVEVHLSNVHAREDFRHHSYLAPVALGQICGFGAASYELALDGLLGILKR
- a CDS encoding aminopeptidase P family protein, yielding MLKDKIALAANLLEACGLDAFVFLHPPNLRFLCGFTGSDGALVATRKTDAFLTDSRYTAQAQQQVSADDVRQYTAKADGILEFLRETGAGKVGFESDSLSYASVERFREKSGNTFEWVPVSRELLSLRGVKTSLEVESLVEAARLNAEAFEEVLPFIRPGAVERDIALELEFSLRRRGGEEKAFDFIVASGERGAMPHGVASNRVIRAGELVTVDFGTRFGGYHSDETVTVAVGDVSPRLREIYDVVLEAHDRAIAAVKPGVPLREIDDAARDFIVERGLGDYFGHGTGHGVGLEVHEYPTVSPRSDETAREGMVFTVEPGVYIPELGGVRIEDMVLVTAAGCRRLTRIPKDFRTLPV
- the accB gene encoding acetyl-CoA carboxylase biotin carboxyl carrier protein is translated as MNIKDLKSLIKMVTDTDITEFEMENPEGKVTIKRGTTEVVQVAAPPSFMHPAPAAPVPAAAPAIAPAAAAPAAAAEQGETINSPIVGTMYWAPSPDSDPYVKVGQVVEKGQVLCIVEAMKLMNEIEAEFRCKIVEGLKANAEPVEFGDPLYRVEKL
- a CDS encoding biotin/lipoate A/B protein ligase family protein; this translates as MPRPRWRLIRSGALRAPINMALDEALLESVAAGRSCSVLRLYRWDPPAVSIGYFQQGGGVLNLAACCRLGLDVVRRVTGGRAVLHDREVTYAVISPEGSNLFPGGILDTYLAIAQVLQHALAGLGLETELSKGRNMAGAGGSACFTAPGSFELLCCGCKIAGSAQKRQGGAFLQHGSIPIDLDPERLFLALNTRGGVSAEAGALALTEKVGWVNRFLSRPVHVEDLEDLLLAGFAELLGVELSEEVPSDAEWERARQLQAERYGNPAWTLERLTGPSADRGKGLLTPMSG
- a CDS encoding TolC family protein encodes the protein MIRILCILLLLLFIALPATPLQAAPLSLRQAERMALERNLELRAATFVSRASDALVRKGFGIYDPRLEVLWTEGESRDLSNFQFFTGQTGVDNRRVDFSLAQTLPTGGELTASMTNRRDHVFAGDEPFLDPEYDSELKLSLVQPLLQGLGRTVTEQTILFAIKDREISVQNLRERGFEILARVRDVYFEVQRQREDLRFRETSVSLAQKVLEEN